The region ACAGAAGCAAAGTCCAGCTGGTTGGCTTCATGGCTcacctctccctctgcctgtgGATGGAGCAGGGCAGATCTGGCTATTGTTGAGATGACGTCACTTAGATTTATGCCCCGAACACTGCTCTCCATCTGTTCCCTTTGGGTGCAGCATGCTCCAAGAGGAGTGACAAGGAGGGGAGGCCATCAGCCCCTGTGAGAACAGCCACCAAACATGCTCAGCACGTAATGCCCTTCCAGTGGGAACTGGCCAGAAGTAGCAGACATACAGTAACTGCACACTTGAGGGTGGTTCGATCCCGTCCTTGTCCCGGGGAGAGCTGTCTGAGAGGCATTATGGTGCTCGCAGGCATACTCTGACCTTTGGACTTGCGGAGGCTTTCAACAAGACATCTTTCATCTCAAATTGTTTTGGAAAAGACCTAGGTCAGCTGTGACTGAAGGGTACAATATTGCTACTGTGAAACTGCTGCCCTCAGTGAGAACAGAATTATGGCTTTcagatgagcgagaccaacaaATGACCCTACGAGGAGAACAAATATCCTctttgctccctccttcccttcctcgaGGCCAGCCCCTCTAAAATGGGAAACATTCCCATTGTTGGACAATTTGCCTGTGTTGTGCCTGTTAGATAAATAGAGATTCCTGGTCATTGGTACTATGAATGGCGCTTTTCAGGGAAGCCAAGCACACTTTGAAATTATAACGAAAGAAAGTATTGGCACCCAGCAATAGCTCACtttctgaaaattacttttagGAGTAACAAAGGATCTCTGCAGGTTGGACATGATGAATATGTTTCCCTTGAGAGTCCCCGAAAATTTACCTTATCAAGTTTGAGGCTCTACaaaagaggggggagggaatATTCTCTTCTGGAGCTTATAAACCAAACGTgttcttttgtgtgttttgtctAGCTGCCCAGGGAAAATGCTATTGAGGACAGACCTTCAATACTGTACAGATTCACTCTTGGAAGATGCAAATGGAAATCAGCCTGAAAGAAACAACTACAACCCCTGGGGACTGCACTGTCACAGGCAGCACCTGAACCGCATGTCCTCCAAATATAACGAGAACAAACTTCATCgtatcctttttctctctccacttccCCCCAGCATAGTCTTGACCGCAAATAACCAGTAAAAATGAATATATGTTTTATTGCAGGGGTATGCATCCCTCATCTGCCCAGTCCCTGGGCAAATACAGAATATAATTCCCCTGTATCTTATcccactattttaaaaaaacaaaacaaacactccaCACCAAAAAACACTTCTCAAGAAAGAGTGTTCAGCATAAGTCAAGGATCCTCTTGGCATGCATGTAAAAACACAACCGTATAGGAATTAGCAGCTgccttgccttttatttttctattacacTTCATTACCCACCAGTCATGTGAATAATACAGTTTAACAACTTCTCCCACACCCACTGGAGTGAATTTAGAACTAAGGCAAGGTGTTGGATTGACAGCCCAGGGCTATCGTGTCACTAGAGAATGGAGCTGTTGGTACTTTAATTGGTAGGACTGTACTACAGTAAATTAACTGAAATTGGCAGCAAGGGGCCTATAGCAATGACATGTTGGTAAAATTGGCTCAGAAAGTCTCGTTACAGTTGTGAGCTATTATGAAGAACGTCAGCAGTTGCTGTGATTTAAGACCTCTTtcaattagaatttaaaaatattggGTTTCCCTTAACTCACGTTTAGAGTTTCTCTTGCTTGAAAATGTGGTATCAAAGTACAACTATCCCTGCATTCTGGACCTAAAGATGGGAACCCGGCAGCACGGAGATGATGCctcagaggagaagaaagcacGTCACATCAAGAAGTGCGAACAAAGCACCTCTGGGTCTCTGGGTGTTCGCATCTGTGGAATGCAGGTAAGGTGGAGCCTCAGTCCTTTTGGTCTATGTTTGACACACAACTTGAAACCACGTTGGAAATCTAAAGGGACCGTTTCCTTCACTGTTGTTAATTAAGATAGTTTCGTTCCTGTTTCCCACTGAGCTTCTGGCCATTTCACTGTGTATCCTGTCCTCAACCAGAAGTGCATGCTTAGGGGTATAAGAATATGGCATTTACAGGATAATCCTTCCCTCATATCCTCTGTCTTCTGGAGATGTGGCTGCTTTTGTAAGTGGTGCCTCCATAAGGTCAGCCATGTTCAATAGCCACCAATATAAACAGCTGAAAccaatttacagcagctgagcatCTGCTGGTACATGAAACCAGATTCTGGTCTCATGCTCAGCTCTAGCCTGCTgcacaagaagaaaagcaaaaacaaaaagaaaaaaaaggatcatttgCCATACTCATTCCTTCACGGAGCTATCTTATCAGATAAGTGCAAGCATGAGGGATTTATTTTGTGCTGAGTGCTAAGGCTCCTCTTGATCAAAATCACTCCCCTTCCTCCTAGAAACTGAAACCATATATTTGTTCCATTTATACTTCCCAAGCAGGTTTTAAAATGTTGTCCTCCTTTGCCTGAAGGATAATTATGACAATGATGATTACAAAGCACATACATAGCAGTATAAACATTTAGTGTCAAAAACTCTGCTCCTTTCTGGTCTCCGCTATCCTTCGATTGAGCAGATTTTCCCTTAAATTACAGCTGGCACGTGAGCCAATTCTGAATCCATTCCCCCATTCTTACCAGTGTTACCAGATCCCCACAAATATATCTGTCCACATATTCTTGTCATTCGGTGTTTAAGAAAGCAAGATGATTGCTGCCCGTGGGTTGCATACTGAGAAGGTGCAATAACAGGGGTATTCCTGTACTACTGCAAACTCCTAACAGAGACAGAGGGAAAATGCTCTAAATCACTAGGGACATGCCTATGACTTATAGCTGTTTGGGTTTCATGAAGGAGTAATTTATAACAGTACAGGAAGAATCCGCACCAGTAGTTTAAATAGAATAGTTTAAATCTGCAGATTCAGTCAGAAGCCTGCAGTACATTGCCAGCATTGCTAGACTGCAGAGGATCTGTGTGTCCTATTTCTCAGCTTGGGTCTGAAGTTTTTAGATTAAGACACAGTCtagaacactggaaaactgaaCAATAAGACATGCACTGAATCTGGATTGTTGTTCTCTTTCCTCAAGGTTTATCAAGCTGACACTGGCCAGTTTCTCTGCAAAGATAAATATTATGGAAGAAAACTCACACCTGAGGGATTCAGGCAAACCTTGCGCCAGTTCCTTTGCAACGGTAACCACCTCAGAATGGAGCTCTTGGAGCCCGTCATCTTGCAGCTAAAAGCTCTGCTTTCAGTCATTAGGAAGCAAAGTTCTTATAGGTTCTATTCCAGCTCACTTCTTATCATCTATGATGGACTGGAGAACAAGGAGAACACGGCACCGCTGGATACTCACCTTCAGGGGCACTTCCAAAGAACAAACTGCACCACGTCGAACAGCACTGGTCACTCCAAAGTCGATGTCCGCATGATAGACTTTGCCCACACCACTTTTAAAGGCTCAAAATGCAATCACACCACTTACGACGGGCCAGATCATGGCTATATTTTTGGCCTAGAGAATCTCATCAAAATCCTTCAGAATATCTCAGAAGGAAAATGACAAATTCTGTGAAATAGCCTGGATCTACTAGTCATATCCTTGACAAGTACTGCACTGGGTCAGTTGTATGGGACCCTCACTCACAGTGGCTAAACGTCACGTGCACGGTTTGGAATGAGAGCATGGACAGCTTGCTAGGAAAGTGCAAAAATGCTACGTGCCATTACTGAACTCAAGCATAAAAAGCAAAGAGCTGAAAGAATCTGTTCTTGTCTGCAATCAATcagaagatttattttcctttcttgttttactGCTATCCTTGATTTATTTGTGAGCCAGAAGAAAGCATTACTTGAAAGAGTCTTAATGATAAAATAGGacctgctcacctccaccacacTCACAAAGCCATGCAGGCTAAGAAGATATTGTGCATTTGAGTGAGACTATTTAAATGAGCTGGCAGGTCTTAACAGATTGCAGCATTACTTTCAACTCCTGCTCAGTGCTATGGGCTGAGCACGCTCAAAGACGCAAGCAGAAGAATAATACACCCCCTGACATTCACGGTACAGATGCCCAGCGCTGCAAGAGCGTAGGGCGTTCTCTGTACAGTGTGGGTATACGGTACTTTGTTCAAACACAAACGTATTAGATCCTGCAGAGGCCCCGGCTCTATAGAACTTAGGTGTAAAAGCAGCTGGACCTCAGACCAAGAACTGTACATTGCCAAGGTTTAATATCCCTGTGGGACATAACAGGGCATATTTCGGTAATTTTCTAAGCAAGGGCTCCATAGGAGCTGGAGCTATGAGAATGTGATGATTCTGCCAGATACCAGTCATGAAAAAATTCACATCACGGTATTTTTGCTTCAAAAAGGCATGTGAGATTGAGTCAGCAACTAGACACTAAAGGTCACCTAGAAATTCTTTGGTAAAAATATTGTATGTGTTTGGAGGagacaataacaacaacaaactt is a window of Struthio camelus isolate bStrCam1 chromosome 24, bStrCam1.hap1, whole genome shotgun sequence DNA encoding:
- the IP6K3 gene encoding inositol hexakisphosphate kinase 3, whose amino-acid sequence is MVGKSPLDPSDTRKAVLLEPFVHQVGGHMSMMKYDEHTVCKPLVSQEQWFYESLPLAMRQFTPQYKGIISVHLKKDSLGNLTLIASPSLQTENCSLLDNTISESSVTIWHKCKWAASSSNSSEHALVKWSHTQLSKTLKDSCPGKMLLRTDLQYCTDSLLEDANGNQPERNNYNPWGLHCHRQHLNRMSSKYNENKLHQFLLLENVVSKYNYPCILDLKMGTRQHGDDASEEKKARHIKKCEQSTSGSLGVRICGMQVYQADTGQFLCKDKYYGRKLTPEGFRQTLRQFLCNGNHLRMELLEPVILQLKALLSVIRKQSSYRFYSSSLLIIYDGLENKENTAPLDTHLQGHFQRTNCTTSNSTGHSKVDVRMIDFAHTTFKGSKCNHTTYDGPDHGYIFGLENLIKILQNISEGK